The Amycolatopsis umgeniensis DNA segment CCTGCTGCCTCCGGGCCGCCACCCCGCCGATCTGGCCGACGTCTACGAGCGGCTGGTGTTCGACGCACCGCACCAGAACGACCGTGAAATCCTGTTCAGCGCGTTGAACAGTTATCTGGGGGTCGCCCGGCGGATCATGCCGACCGGCCGCGCCTGGATCGGCGGCGATCTGACCGCCAGGACCCCGCACGCGCCGCTCGGGCTCGACGTGGTGCTGATCCCGGACGAATGGGGCGCGCTCAAACGGCTCGACGGCGCGGGCCGCTCCGCGCTCTACGGTCTGTTGACGCTGCGGGGGGTCATCGTCGGCCAGCCCGCCATGTATCTCGACCAGGTCCAGCCCGTCGGCGGCATGCTCGACGGCTTCCTCTGCCGCCCCGGCGACGAGGAGATCTGGGAAGAAGTGTGGGCATCGGGTGGCAGGGGAATTCCGGAAGTGATCTGGTGAGGAACGAATTCCGGCGTATCGCCGACGAGATCCCCGGCGGCACCTGGCTCGACGACCTCGCCCGCGCGTCGGCGATGGCCGCGAACGCGAAGTTCGAGCGGACGTCCCGTTCGCCGCTGCTTCGCGTGTCCGTGATCGGTGAGTCGCATCTCGACGCGTACACCTTCTCCGACATCAGCCGCGCGTTGCAGGACGCGACGGCGAAGATCGGGCACATCATCCGCAACCCGTCGGGCGAGGTGACCATCGTCCAGCCCGCGGACCGGGAGAAGGCCCCGCTGATCCAGCGCGGCCAAGCGGGGAACGCGATCTTCTTCGGCTTCCCCGAACCGGCGCTCGACGACGCGCTCATCCACGACGGGATCGAGTCGCTGTCCGAGCGCGCGGTCAAGGAGCTGTGCGACTTCCTGCCGGCCAACGGCTCGGACGACGGCGCGCTGGACGCGGTGCTGCTGCAGCGCGACACCGTCCGCAACGCGGTCAGCGACATCGTCAACGCTGTCAGCAAACACGCCGGGGTCGGCATGGCGCTGACCCCGACCGCGGGCGACGAACTGACCCGCAGCATGACCACCGAGCAGGCGAGGATCCTGTCCGGGAGCCTGCGCGAGTCGCGGGAGGCCGTCGGCTACGAGACGGTCAGCGGCAGACTGGACGGGGTCCGCACCCGGCGCCGGATCTTCTATCTCGAACGCGAATCGGGCGGCACGATCCAGGGCGCGGTCGCGCCGGATCTGCTCGACGAGATCAAGGAGAACCTGGACCGGCCGGTCACCGCGCGGCTGCGCGTCGTGCGCACCACGACCATCGACGGCCGCCGCGGCCGCCCGGTGCACGAACTGCTGGAGATCACCCCGGAAGTCAGCCTGTTCGATCAGTGATCGGGTTTCCGACATTCGGCGATGCCACAATTCTCGTCAGAAAATATCGATAACCGCATGATCATCGTTCAATAATGACTTTTTCCGGCAGGTAACAATTTCGGCCATTGCCCCGAACGATGGGTTAACGTCTTCGGACGGAAGCCTCCGAAAGGGCACGCATGCCGACCGATCCACCACTCCCGCACCCGCCGGCCACCCGGTACGGCCCGGGGTTCGCCACGCACGGGACCAGGCACCGGAAGCCCAAGAACGGCCTGGTCATCGCCGGTTTCCTGATCGGACTGGCGGCACTCGGAGTCGCCTTCGTCCCGGTCGCGGGCCTGGCCGCTTGGCCGCTCGCCGTAGTCGGAATGATTCTTTCCGTGATTGGTTTGACCAAAATCAAGAAGGGCGAAGCGGACAAGAAGGGAATGGGCGTCGCGGGGCTCGCGCTTTCCGTCGCCGGTTTGCTGGCCGCGAGCGGGTTACTGGTCTACACCAACTTCTTTGCTACCGGCGAGTCGGGACTGCACATCCCGGCGGTCTCCGGGGACAAGCACACCGTCGAGTTCGTCGTCAGCGCCTCCGGCGGCGCGACCGTCCGGTTCGGCGCGCTCAACGACCAGCGGACCGAAACGACCCCGGCCAGCACCGACGAATGGCGCGGTACGGCGTCGTTCAACTCGGGCGACTACCTGCTCACCGTCACCGCGGACACCCGGAACGCGTCGGTCAGCAACCAGATCGCCTGCACGATCCTCGTCAACGGCCAGAAGGTCGCGGAAAACAAGGGCCAGACCATCGCCTTGTGCACCGCGAGCACCGGCTGATCCCGCGTTCCGTCCTCTGGATGCGGTACTTGCACGCGCAACGACCGCATCCAGAGGACGGAACGCGGAAGGCCGCCTGGCGGCCGGCCGGTATCGCCCCCACCTCCACCGGCCGGACCGCCACGAGCCGCTCCTGGCGGCTCTTCAGACGGATCCCGAAGGGTCCGCCCGAGCGTCGATCTTTACCTCTTGCCCCTCCCCTAGGGCTCGATCGACGCTGAACAGGACCCTACGCGCGCGAGAGGCGAGGCCACTAAGAATCCGCTAAGGATCACTCACGGACCTTCGCCGAGGTCGGTGAGTTCCGCACGGACCAGCCCGGCGAGCTTCGGATTGGCGTCGGAAAGGATCTTCAGCGCGAGCGCGAACTGCTCGCGGGCACCGTCCACATCCGACCCGGCGCGCAGGACCCTGCCGAGCGTCAACCGCAGCACGCCCTCCTGGAGAACGAACCGCCTGCTGATCGTCAGGTCGACGGCCTCCCAGACGTACCGCTCGGCGGCGGCGAGTTCGCCGATCCGCATGCTCAGCTCGGCGAGGTTGTTCAGTGAGACGACGACGTAGCTCTCGTCGCCGAGGGTCCGGTCGATCTCCAGCGAGGCGACCTGGTGCCCGATCGCCTCGATGAATCGGCCCGCCCGTTTTTCGGCCTCCGCGCAGTTGTTGAGCGCCTGCCCGCGCAATTCGAGATCGCCGGTCCGGTCGGTCTCCTCGACCGCCCGCCGCAGCGTGCCGATGGCCTCGTCGTGCCGCCCGAGCAGGGTCAGCGCGCTGCCGAGGTGGATGTTCGCCGAGACCACCAGCCGGTTGTCGCCGATCGCGCTCGCGAGTTCGAGCGCGCGTTCGGCGTCGGCGAGACAACCCTGCGGCAGCTCGAAAGTGAGCGCGATGGCGCAGCGCGAAATCAGCATCCAGCACCGTCCGAGGACGTCGCCGGACCGCTCGGCGGCCTCCAGTCCGATCTCGACCAGCCGCGTCCACTCGTCGAGCAACGGGTACACGGCGCGATAGGTGTGCGCGACCCTGGCCAGCCGCCAGACGTCGTCGTGACGCCCGCCGGCGCGGGCGGCTTCGAGGACCTCGAGCAGGTTCGCCCATTCCGCGGTGAACCAGTCCTGCGCTTCGGTGAAGGAGCCGATCAGCGGGGTCTGCGCGTCGGTCAGCACTTCGGTGAAGTCGAGCGGGTCGACGATCCGCAGCATCTTCCGCCGCGCCCGGTCGGCGACGGCCTGATAGAACCGCACCGAGCGCGTCAGCACGTCTTCCCTGTCTTCCTCGTCGAGTTCGTTCTCCGCGAGCTCACGGAGGAACAGCCGGACGAGGTCGTGCGGGACGAAGGAGTCACGGCCGGTTTCGGCGAGCAGATTGTGCGCGGCGAGCACCCGCAGATGCCGCCGCGCCTCGGCGACGGTGATCCCGGTGATCGCCGCCGTCAGATGCGAACCGGCCGAAACGCACTGGACCACACCGAGCCGCAGGAACGTGTTCGCGACGTCGGCGGGCAGACCGCGGAACGAGACGTCGAAAGCCGCGCGGACGCCGTCGTCCGGGCCCTCGACGTCGAGTGCGGCCAGCCTGGTCCGTTCGTTGCCGAGTTCGTCGACGAGATCCTGCGCGGACCACTGCGCGCTGGCGGCGAGCCGGGCGCCCGCGATCCGCAGCGCGAGCGGGAGATAGCCGCAAAGCCGGGCGAGCGCGTGGTTGAGGTCGAATCCGGCGGGCCCGGCGAGCTCTTCGATCAGCCGGACGGCGTCACCAGGCGCGAGCGTGCCGAGGACGCGCAGTTTGGCGGCGTTGGACACGGCGAGCCCGTCGAGGCGGGAGCGGCTGGTCACCAGCGCCATCGACCGGGAACCGGGCGGCAGCAGCGGGCGGACCTGCTCGGCGGTGCGGGCGTTGTCGAGGATCACCAGCATCCGGCGCCCGGCGATCATCGAGCGGTAGAGCGCGATGCGTTCGTGGACCTGCTCGGGGATGCCGTCGGCGGGGACGCCGAGCCCGAGCAGGAACTGGGTGAGCAGATCGGCGGGTTCCAGCGGCGGGTGATGCGGGTCGAAACCCCGCAGCGAGGCGAAAAGGATGCCGTCGGGGAAGCGGCGGGCGGCGCGATGCGCCCACCACACCACCAGGCTGCTCTTGCCGATTCCGGCGGTCCCGGTGACCACGCCGACCGCGGTCTCGCCCGCCTCGGCCCGTTCGGCGAGTTCGTCGAGCCAGGCCAGATCGGCCTCGCGCCCGGCCAAGTTCGGCACGGCGGGCGGCAGTTGCTGGACGGGCTGCGCTTCGGATTTCGCTTCCGCGACGACCTTGATCGGCAGGTCGTCGTTCAAGACGCGCTCGTGCAGCCAGCGCAGATCCGCGCCGGGCTCGACGCCCAGGGTTCGCAGGGTCGCGCGGGACACCGTGCGGTAGAGCTCGAGCGCGTCGCCGCGGCGCCCGGCGTGATAGAGCGCGCGCATCAACTGACCGGCCGTACGTTCGGCGAGCGGTTTGGCCCGGACCAGCGGGCTGAGCTCGACGATCAGCTCCGCGTGCCTGCCGAGTTCGAGATCCGCGTCGACCCTGGCGCCGTGGACGGCGAGCCGCAGGTCCTCGAGTTCGGGAGCGCGGACCGACCCGGGCACCCCGGCCAGCGCGGGCCCCTGCCAAAGCGCGAGGGCCTCGGCGAGCAACTCGGACGCCTTGTCCGGATCTTCGGTGGACGCCCGCTCCAGCAGCGAACGGGCACGGTGCACGTCGATCCGGCCGGGCTCGACGGTCAGCTGATAGCCGGGCGGCGCGGTGAGGATCTGGGCGCCGCGCGGATGGTCGCCCTGGATGTCACGGAGCACGCGCCGCAGGTGGGAGACGTTGCCGTGGACGATCGTGCGGGCGGTGGCAGGCGGATCGTGCCCCCAGAGCGCGTCGATGATCTCGTCGAGCGCGACGACTTTGTTGACCTTCAAGGCCAGGAGCGCGAGCAGACCGCGGACGCCGGGACCGCCGACGGGAACCGGCCGATCGCCGTCGAGGAGGCGCACGGGGCCGAGGAGTTGGAAACGGGCCGGGGAACCGCTTTCGCCCATGACAAGCCCCCTCCCCCGATCTCTCCCCTTACCGGAGTAGCCAACCTACCGCGCGAAGACGCCGCCAACCAGAAAACGCGAGAGAAGAGAGACATAGCGGGTAATCCGGCGCCCGGAAGTGAAGGTCGCCTTACCTACCTTGAGCGTAGGGAAAGGGGACTTTCACTCCCTTGTGTGGATTTCGGGACGTTGGATGTCCAGAAATCCACACGGTCCCGCGTGACCGGCCGGGTCACGTCGAGTGGCCGTGGCGCCGAAGACATGTGGGGTGTGTGGAAATAGGGACGTTGAACGTCCCTATTTCCACACACCCCACACCCCGCACGCACACCAGCCACGCCGGGTAGGCGCCGGTGACGGATCGTGAGGGGCGAGTCTCGTGCTCTCAGCGACCGACATGGGGAGCAGGAGCCGGTAACAGCGGCCCGAAAACTAGAACGGCTCCGTGCCATCAGTCCCGATCTGATGGCACGGAGCCGGGGGGATGTCCGATTTGGGCCACCTGGGGGCGCGACCCACACCGGACATCGGCGTCCACGTCCGTCCGGGTGGGCTCACCCCGAGCGAAGAACCCGTGCGGTCGTCGACAACACCTACGTGAGCAAACCCACTGGCCCGCTCACGTGGCGACAACGTAACAGGGCGCACATCAACGGCTACAGGCGCCCCGCCATGGCCTTCGCTACCTGCGGTTCGTCAGCGCGACAGGGGAGTCGAGTCGCGGCCGGCGATGAACGTCGGACGCGGTTCGATCGCGGCGAACGGCTCCCGCAGCGCGTTCTCGACGCTGTTGAACACGACGAAGATGTTCGACCTCGGGTACGGCGTGATGTTGTTCGACGAACCGTGCATCACATTCGAATCGAACCAGAGCGCCGAACCGGCCTGCCCGGTGAATTGGTCGATTCCGTATTCGGCGGCGAGTTTGGTGATGTCTTCCTCGCTGGGAACACCGACCCGCTGCTCTTTCAGTGAACTCTTGTAGTTGTCCTCGGGGGTTTCCCCCGCGCATTGGACGAAGGTCCGCTGCGAACCCGGCATCACCATCAGCCCGCCGTTGAACGGGTAGTTGTCGGTGAGCGCGATGGAGCAGCTGACCGCACGCGGCGCGGGCATGCCGTCCTCGGCGTGCCACGTCTCGAAGTCCGAGTGCCAGTAGAACCCGGTGCCCTTGAAACCGGGCATGTAGTTCACCCGGCTCTGGTGGATGTAGACCTCGGAGCCGAGGATCTGCCGGGCCCGGTCGAGCACGCGGGGATCGCGGACGAGTTCCGCGATCAGCTCGCTGGTCTCGTGGACGTCGAAGATGGAGCGGACCTCACCGGTCTTGGCTTCGGTGATGACGCGCTCGTCGTCGCGATGGTCGCCCGAAGACATCCGGACGAGTTCCTGCCAGTACGTCTGGATCTCGCCAGGCGACAACAACTGGTCGACGACGGTGTAACCACGGGCTTCGTGGTTGGCGAGCGCGGCCGCGTCGATGGGACCGTCGGCCTCGGCGCCCCAGACGGTGGGGTGTGTCCTGGGGAGGTGTTCGGGCTTACCCGCGATGCGCGTCGGGTAGCTGTCGTCGACTCGGGTGTCGGTCAGCGTCAATGCAGTCGCCTCCTCGAGCGTTTTTTAGGGTTCGGTTACGAGCGGGTACACGCCGTTTTCGTCGTGGACCTCTCGTCCGGTGATCGGCGGGTTGAACACGCAGACGCACTTGATCTCGGTCTTGGGCCGGACCTGGTGCTTGTCGTGGTCGTTCAACAGGTACAACGTGCCCGGCTTCAGCTGGAAGACCTCGCCGGTCGCGGTGTTCTCGAGCTCGCCTTCACCGGAGGTGATGAAGACCGCTTCGATGTGGTTCGCGTACCAGAAATCGTTGACCGTCCCGGCGTAAAGCGTGGTCTCGTGCACCGAGAAACCGACGCCCTCCTTGGCCAGCACGATGCGTTTGCTGCGCCAGTTCGGGGTCTTGATGTCGGCGTCGGTGTCGGTGACCTCGTCGAGTGTTCTGACAAGCAACGGAAAACTCCTTCTCGTTCTCGGTTGAGGGCGGTCGGTTCGGGTCAGGTGAGGACAGCGGCGATGGACTCGTCGATGATCGACAGGCCCTTCGTGAGTTCCTCGTCGGTGAGCGTCAGCGGCGGCAGCAGCTTCATGACCTCGCCATCGGGGCCGGAGGTCTCCATCAGCAGCCCGCGCTCGAACGCGGCGGCGCAGACCTTGCCCGCGAGGTCGCCGTTGGGGAACTCGATGCCCCTGGCGAGGCCGCGGCCCTTCGCGAACAGGTTCGCGTCCGGGTACGCCTCGACGATGCCTTCGAAAGCGGCGGCGATGCGCTCGCCCTTGGCCTTGGTCGACTTCTCCAGCTCGTCGTCGCTCCAGTAGACGCGCAGCGCCTCGGTCGCGGTGACGAACGCCGGGCTGATGCCGCGGAAGGTGCCGTTGTGCTCGCCGGGCTCCCAGACGTCGAGGTCCGGGCGGATCAGCGTCAGCGCCATCGGGATGCCGTAGCCGCCGATGGACTTCGAGAGGCAGACGATGTCGGGCTTGATGCCCGCGTCCTCGAAGCTGAAGAACGGGCCGGTGCGGCCGCAGCCCATCTGGACGTCGTCGAGGATCAGCAGGATGCCGTGCTTCTTGCACAGATCATCCAGCGCCTTGAGCCATTCGATGCGCGCGGCGTTGATGCCGCCCTCGCCCTGCACACCTTCGACGATAACGGCGGCGGGCTCGTTCAGGCCGCTTCCGGAGTCTTCGAGAAGTTTCTCGAAGTAGAGGAAGTCCGGGATCGAGCCGTCGAAGTAGTTGTCGTACGGCATCGGGGTGGCGTGCACCAGCGGGACACCCGCGCCGCCGCGCTTCATCGAGTTACCGGTCACCGAGAGGGCGCCCAGCGTCATCCCGTGAAAGGCGTTGGTGAAGTTGATGACGGCTTCCTTGCCCGTCACCTTGCGCGCGAGTTTCAGCGCGGCCTCGACCGCGTTCGCGCCACCCGGGCCGGGGAAGACGACCTTGTAGTCGAGATCGCGCGGCGCGAGGATCTTGTCCTTGAACGTCTGGAGGAAGTCCCGCTTGGCCACGGTGAACATGTCCAGCGCGTGCGTGACGCCGTCACGGGCGATGTAGTCGATCAGGGCCCGCTTGAGCGCCGGGTTGTTGTGCCCGTAGTTCAGCGCGCCGGCACCGGCGAAGAAGTCGAGGTAGGCCTTGCCGTCCTCGTCGTACAGGTAGCTCCCCTGGGCCCTGTCGAACACCACGGGCCAGCCACGGCTGTAACTGCGTACTTCGGATTCGAGTTCCTCGAAAATGCTCATCACGTTTTCTTTCTCCCTGGGATCCCCGGATTTACGTTCTATTGACTGCTGAGCGGACCGATTCGGTACAGGTCCTCCTGCTCATGCGTTCCGTCCTCGGCCGGGAAATCCTTGGCGGTGAACAGATCCCGGCGTTCCAAAGTGGTGTTCCACCGCTTGGCGAACGAGGCGAACAACCGGATCGAAGCCTCGTTGTCCGGCGTGATCGTGGTTTCGAGGTATCGCACACCCTGGGCGGTGAGCTGGCTGAACAGCTCGTCGAGCAGTGCCCCGGCCAGGCCTTTTCCACGCTGGGACGCGTCGACCGCGACCTGCCAGACGAAGCCGGTGTCCTGCTTCCGATACCCGATCACGAAGCCGACCGGGGTGCCGTCGACTTTCGCGACGACCGAGGTGTCCGCGAAATCGTGGCACCACAGCAAATAGGCGTAAGGCGTGTTGAGATCGAGCTTCTTCGAATCGCGGGCGATTCTCCAGAGCGCGGCACCGTCTGCCTTGGTCGGGTTTTCGATCAAGTGCTTTCCGGACATGTCCAAGAAACGTACCGGAGGATTCGGGCGCGGTCAGATCAGCGCGGCGGCGGCAACGCGGCTACCTGCAACAACCCCGAAACACACGTGACAAAGGTAACGGTAACGTTTGAAGCGCAGCACTTGTGGGTAAGGCCGCTTCGTCGCGGTCTCACTGGATGTGACGATACCAACCGTTACCACTCGGTCGCAGGACCAGGACACAATTCGGCGGTTCAGCGGCGGTGGCGCCGCCGGAATACGGAACCCAGCGGCGTCCAGACGGCGGGCAGCAGAATCAGCAGACAGACCACCAGCCACCAGACCGGCGCCTCGCCGCGCCGCCAGCCCGCGACGACGTCGCCGAGCCAGCCGAACAGCGGGTCCCGGATCGGTGGCAGGAAGGCGGCAAACAGCAGACCGGCTCCCACCAGTACGCCGAGCACCGTGAGCACCATCCGCCACGTCTTGCGCAACGTCATCAGGCTGACCACCAGGAACACGATCGCGCCCGCGGCGACCGGCACGCCGACCCACTGGAGGACGGG contains these protein-coding regions:
- a CDS encoding DUF6932 family protein, with the protein product MALPYWTPHNLLPPGRHPADLADVYERLVFDAPHQNDREILFSALNSYLGVARRIMPTGRAWIGGDLTARTPHAPLGLDVVLIPDEWGALKRLDGAGRSALYGLLTLRGVIVGQPAMYLDQVQPVGGMLDGFLCRPGDEEIWEEVWASGGRGIPEVIW
- a CDS encoding DUF4190 domain-containing protein, with the translated sequence MPTDPPLPHPPATRYGPGFATHGTRHRKPKNGLVIAGFLIGLAALGVAFVPVAGLAAWPLAVVGMILSVIGLTKIKKGEADKKGMGVAGLALSVAGLLAASGLLVYTNFFATGESGLHIPAVSGDKHTVEFVVSASGGATVRFGALNDQRTETTPASTDEWRGTASFNSGDYLLTVTADTRNASVSNQIACTILVNGQKVAENKGQTIALCTASTG
- a CDS encoding AfsR/SARP family transcriptional regulator — translated: MGESGSPARFQLLGPVRLLDGDRPVPVGGPGVRGLLALLALKVNKVVALDEIIDALWGHDPPATARTIVHGNVSHLRRVLRDIQGDHPRGAQILTAPPGYQLTVEPGRIDVHRARSLLERASTEDPDKASELLAEALALWQGPALAGVPGSVRAPELEDLRLAVHGARVDADLELGRHAELIVELSPLVRAKPLAERTAGQLMRALYHAGRRGDALELYRTVSRATLRTLGVEPGADLRWLHERVLNDDLPIKVVAEAKSEAQPVQQLPPAVPNLAGREADLAWLDELAERAEAGETAVGVVTGTAGIGKSSLVVWWAHRAARRFPDGILFASLRGFDPHHPPLEPADLLTQFLLGLGVPADGIPEQVHERIALYRSMIAGRRMLVILDNARTAEQVRPLLPPGSRSMALVTSRSRLDGLAVSNAAKLRVLGTLAPGDAVRLIEELAGPAGFDLNHALARLCGYLPLALRIAGARLAASAQWSAQDLVDELGNERTRLAALDVEGPDDGVRAAFDVSFRGLPADVANTFLRLGVVQCVSAGSHLTAAITGITVAEARRHLRVLAAHNLLAETGRDSFVPHDLVRLFLRELAENELDEEDREDVLTRSVRFYQAVADRARRKMLRIVDPLDFTEVLTDAQTPLIGSFTEAQDWFTAEWANLLEVLEAARAGGRHDDVWRLARVAHTYRAVYPLLDEWTRLVEIGLEAAERSGDVLGRCWMLISRCAIALTFELPQGCLADAERALELASAIGDNRLVVSANIHLGSALTLLGRHDEAIGTLRRAVEETDRTGDLELRGQALNNCAEAEKRAGRFIEAIGHQVASLEIDRTLGDESYVVVSLNNLAELSMRIGELAAAERYVWEAVDLTISRRFVLQEGVLRLTLGRVLRAGSDVDGAREQFALALKILSDANPKLAGLVRAELTDLGEGP
- the thpD gene encoding ectoine hydroxylase is translated as MTLTDTRVDDSYPTRIAGKPEHLPRTHPTVWGAEADGPIDAAALANHEARGYTVVDQLLSPGEIQTYWQELVRMSSGDHRDDERVITEAKTGEVRSIFDVHETSELIAELVRDPRVLDRARQILGSEVYIHQSRVNYMPGFKGTGFYWHSDFETWHAEDGMPAPRAVSCSIALTDNYPFNGGLMVMPGSQRTFVQCAGETPEDNYKSSLKEQRVGVPSEEDITKLAAEYGIDQFTGQAGSALWFDSNVMHGSSNNITPYPRSNIFVVFNSVENALREPFAAIEPRPTFIAGRDSTPLSR
- a CDS encoding ectoine synthase, giving the protein MLVRTLDEVTDTDADIKTPNWRSKRIVLAKEGVGFSVHETTLYAGTVNDFWYANHIEAVFITSGEGELENTATGEVFQLKPGTLYLLNDHDKHQVRPKTEIKCVCVFNPPITGREVHDENGVYPLVTEP
- the ectB gene encoding diaminobutyrate--2-oxoglutarate transaminase, translated to MSIFEELESEVRSYSRGWPVVFDRAQGSYLYDEDGKAYLDFFAGAGALNYGHNNPALKRALIDYIARDGVTHALDMFTVAKRDFLQTFKDKILAPRDLDYKVVFPGPGGANAVEAALKLARKVTGKEAVINFTNAFHGMTLGALSVTGNSMKRGGAGVPLVHATPMPYDNYFDGSIPDFLYFEKLLEDSGSGLNEPAAVIVEGVQGEGGINAARIEWLKALDDLCKKHGILLILDDVQMGCGRTGPFFSFEDAGIKPDIVCLSKSIGGYGIPMALTLIRPDLDVWEPGEHNGTFRGISPAFVTATEALRVYWSDDELEKSTKAKGERIAAAFEGIVEAYPDANLFAKGRGLARGIEFPNGDLAGKVCAAAFERGLLMETSGPDGEVMKLLPPLTLTDEELTKGLSIIDESIAAVLT
- the ectA gene encoding diaminobutyrate acetyltransferase: MSGKHLIENPTKADGAALWRIARDSKKLDLNTPYAYLLWCHDFADTSVVAKVDGTPVGFVIGYRKQDTGFVWQVAVDASQRGKGLAGALLDELFSQLTAQGVRYLETTITPDNEASIRLFASFAKRWNTTLERRDLFTAKDFPAEDGTHEQEDLYRIGPLSSQ